The following is a genomic window from Salinibacterium sp. UTAS2018.
ACGGCCCGTATGTAGTGATCGCACCGGGCTTGGCCCTGGCTCATGCTCGCCCCGGCCCGCAAGTCATTTCCAACGGACTGTCGATCGTCACGCTCAAGGAGCCCGTTCGCTTCGGGCACGCGCACAACGATCCCGTTCGAGTCGTGCTGGGCCTCGCCATCACGGAGGCGGGCGCTCACTTGGCCGCCGTTGCTGCGGTGGCCAATATCTTCAACGACTCCTCCGCCATCGACCAACTCGCTGCCGCCACGACCCCCGCCGAGGTGCAACGCATCATGGGAGTGACCCCCGCATGAAGATCGTGACCATCTGTGGTGCTGGTATCGGCAGTTCCGGTGTTCTCAAAGTCAACGCCGAGCGGGCGCTGAAGGCTCTCGATCTCGAAGCCACTGTGGTGGCCGCCGATGTCAGCACCGTGCGCACCGTTGCCGCTGATGCCCAGATCATTCTCACGAGCCAAGAATTCGTCGAAGCGATCGGCAAGACGAACGCCGACGTCATCGTGATCGTCAATCTCTTCGATACGTCAGAGCTCGCCCAAAAACTCGAGGACGCCCTCGGTTAGACCAAGGACGCCCTCTGAGAGTGTCTGTATGCGCGTGAGCGCTAGCTGAGAAGCTCGCGCATTCCTGTCTCGAGCTGACTCGCGACGGCCTCGGCGGCAGCCTGCCGTTCGGCTCCGTCACCGGCCGTGCTCGAGGCATCCACATAAAACTTCAGCTTGGGCTCAGTGCCGCTGGGGCGCACGATGACCCGAGCGCCGCCCGCAATCTGCAAGCGGATGATGTTGCTGGGCGCGAACCCATCAACACCGTTCTCGAAGTCATCGAACGACTCGATCGCGAGGCCGCCCACGCTGCTGGGTGCCGCAGCACGCAAGCGCGTCATCGTCTCGCCGATCTCGGAGATCTGCGCGAAGCGCAGCGAGACCTGGCGCGAGGCGAAGGCGCCGAAGCGTGCGGTGAAAGCGTCGAGACGATCGAGGATCGTTGAGCCTTCGGCCTTGAGCTCGGCGGCCATCGACAGAAAGTCGACCGAGGCTGAGATGCCATCCTTGTCGCGAACCTTATCGGGGTCGACGAGGTACCCAAGGGCCTCTTCGTAGCCGAACACGAGTCCGTCGATGCGGGAGATCCACTTGAATCCGGTGAGGGTGTCGGTGTATTCCATGCCGTAGTCGGCGGCAATCGTGCGCAGAGCCGGAGATGAGACGATGGATGCCGCGAGCACTCCCACGCCCTGGGCGCGTTCCGCTGCACGCCAGCCGAGCAGCATGCCCACTTCGTTTCCGCTCAAGCGACGCCATTCGCCGTCGCGGCCCGGAACGGCAACCGCAAGGCGGTCGGCATCAGGGTCGTGCGCGATAGCGAGGTCGGCGCCGACCTCGCGAGCTTTCGCGAAGCTGAGATCCATGGCGCCAGGCTCTTCCGGGTTAGGGAAGGCGACGGTCGGAAATGCAGCGTCGGGGTGAGCTTGCTCTTCGACCAGAGCGGGAGCCGGGAATCCGGCTTTCTCATAGACCGCTTGGCTGGTCTCCCAGCCGACACCGTGCATGGCGGTGTACGTGTACACAAC
Proteins encoded in this region:
- a CDS encoding PTS sugar transporter subunit IIB, with protein sequence MKIVTICGAGIGSSGVLKVNAERALKALDLEATVVAADVSTVRTVAADAQIILTSQEFVEAIGKTNADVIVIVNLFDTSELAQKLEDALG
- a CDS encoding PTS sugar transporter subunit IIA — translated: MSLPPLPESAIEIGAIAKDWRTAVALSGEALARSGAAHPGYALEMIRMIEDHGPYVVIAPGLALAHARPGPQVISNGLSIVTLKEPVRFGHAHNDPVRVVLGLAITEAGAHLAAVAAVANIFNDSSAIDQLAAATTPAEVQRIMGVTPA
- a CDS encoding phospho-sugar mutase; the protein is MSAAPLSTDELIAAAQTWLEQDPDAVTHTELEALIADAAKGDEAAIAGLHHRFDTRLAFGTAGLRGELGAGPNRMNRVLVTQAAAGLAAYLLTHELSPSIVIGYDGRVNSEVFARDTATIMAGAGVRAILLPRLLPTPVLAFAVRHLNVSAGVMVTASHNPAIDNGYKVYLGGDNHGSQIVTPADADIAHAIDIVAKGSIADLPRSTDFVTTDDGVVDEYIARTAALAGPVKDVVYTYTAMHGVGWETSQAVYEKAGFPAPALVEEQAHPDAAFPTVAFPNPEEPGAMDLSFAKAREVGADLAIAHDPDADRLAVAVPGRDGEWRRLSGNEVGMLLGWRAAERAQGVGVLAASIVSSPALRTIAADYGMEYTDTLTGFKWISRIDGLVFGYEEALGYLVDPDKVRDKDGISASVDFLSMAAELKAEGSTILDRLDAFTARFGAFASRQVSLRFAQISEIGETMTRLRAAAPSSVGGLAIESFDDFENGVDGFAPSNIIRLQIAGGARVIVRPSGTEPKLKFYVDASSTAGDGAERQAAAEAVASQLETGMRELLS